In the genome of Veillonellales bacterium, one region contains:
- a CDS encoding anaerobic ribonucleoside triphosphate reductase — MITAIIKRDGREVPFNLEKITNAIYKSLQAVGSGDEKLALNLATKVVRQADRECADKNNPPSVEEIQDMVEQVLIDADLSKAAKAYILYRAERTRVRQMNTRLMKAYEEITHAASKESNLKRDNANIDGDSSMGTMLKYGSEGAKIYNEMYILKPEHAKAHNSGDIHIHDFDFYTLTTTCCQIDIKKLFKDGFSTGHGFLREPNDIASYSALACIAIQSNQNDQHGGQSIPNFDYGLSDGVRKTFAKKYRENLIKALVFSTGQKETITKKVTDTAKNIGTQLHLMPKIANDNGYLDEEYRLLAGTFDGALLKKSQIFALEQARSETDKTTYQAMEALIHNLNTMHSRAGAQVPFSSINYGTDTSPEGRMVMKNILLATEAGLGYGETPIFPIQIFKLKEGVNYNPGDPNYDLFKLACHVSAKRLFPNFSFIDAPFNLQYYKEGRPETEIAYMGCRTRVIGNVCDPTREIVYSRGNLSFTSINLPRLGILSNGSLPEFYTRLDELISLCIDQLLERFEIQCRKKVRNFPFLMGDGVWLDSEKLGPDDEIREVLKHGTLTVGFIGLAECLKALTGRHHGESEQSQLLGLEIIGHMRKKIDEATQKYKLNFSLLATPAEGLSGRFVEIDQERFGKIPGVTDREYYTNSFHIPVYYPISAYDKIRLEAPYHKFTNGGHITYVELDGDPDKNLEAFESVIRCMKECGVGYGSINHPVDRDPVCGYNGIIDNNCPQCGRSEADGIPFERIRRITGYLVGTLDRFNNAKLAEVRDRVKHLSVR; from the coding sequence ATGATTACAGCCATAATAAAAAGAGATGGACGCGAGGTACCCTTCAATTTAGAAAAAATTACCAATGCAATTTATAAGTCACTGCAGGCGGTTGGCAGCGGCGATGAAAAGCTGGCCCTTAATTTGGCAACAAAAGTTGTCAGGCAAGCTGACCGGGAATGTGCCGACAAAAATAATCCCCCTTCCGTGGAAGAAATTCAGGATATGGTGGAACAGGTACTGATTGACGCTGATCTGTCTAAGGCAGCCAAAGCCTACATCCTGTACCGTGCCGAACGCACCAGAGTTCGCCAGATGAATACGCGGCTGATGAAAGCCTATGAAGAAATTACCCACGCGGCTTCAAAAGAAAGCAATCTAAAGCGGGACAATGCTAACATTGACGGTGATTCGTCCATGGGCACCATGCTGAAATACGGTTCGGAAGGCGCTAAAATTTACAATGAAATGTACATTCTGAAGCCGGAGCATGCCAAAGCTCACAACAGCGGCGACATTCATATCCACGACTTTGATTTCTATACCTTAACGACAACTTGCTGCCAAATTGATATTAAAAAGCTGTTTAAAGATGGTTTTTCCACCGGTCACGGCTTTTTGCGGGAACCAAACGATATTGCCAGTTATTCCGCCCTGGCCTGCATTGCCATCCAGTCCAACCAAAACGATCAGCACGGCGGCCAGAGCATCCCTAATTTTGATTATGGCCTGTCCGACGGCGTGCGGAAAACCTTTGCCAAAAAGTACCGGGAAAATCTGATTAAGGCACTGGTATTTTCCACCGGACAGAAGGAAACCATTACGAAAAAGGTAACCGACACGGCAAAAAATATTGGAACGCAGCTTCATTTAATGCCGAAAATCGCCAATGACAATGGCTACCTTGACGAGGAATATCGGCTTCTGGCCGGAACCTTCGATGGCGCCCTGCTGAAAAAATCGCAAATCTTTGCCCTGGAGCAGGCACGCAGCGAAACGGATAAAACCACTTATCAGGCAATGGAAGCGCTGATTCACAATTTAAACACCATGCACAGCCGGGCCGGCGCGCAAGTGCCCTTCAGTTCTATTAATTATGGCACCGATACTTCACCGGAGGGCCGGATGGTAATGAAAAACATCCTGCTGGCCACAGAAGCCGGCCTGGGCTATGGAGAAACACCGATTTTTCCCATCCAGATATTTAAGCTGAAAGAGGGCGTCAATTACAATCCCGGTGATCCAAACTACGACCTGTTCAAGCTGGCCTGCCATGTCAGTGCCAAACGTCTTTTCCCGAACTTTTCCTTTATCGATGCTCCCTTCAATTTGCAGTATTACAAGGAAGGCCGGCCGGAAACAGAAATCGCCTATATGGGCTGCCGCACAAGAGTAATCGGCAATGTCTGCGATCCTACCCGGGAAATCGTTTACAGTCGCGGCAACCTGAGCTTCACTTCCATTAATCTGCCCCGGCTCGGTATTTTAAGCAACGGCAGTCTGCCGGAATTCTATACAAGACTGGATGAACTAATCTCTCTTTGCATTGATCAGCTGCTGGAACGTTTCGAAATTCAATGCCGGAAAAAAGTTCGCAACTTTCCCTTTCTCATGGGCGACGGCGTGTGGCTGGATTCCGAAAAGCTGGGACCGGACGATGAAATACGCGAAGTCCTGAAACACGGAACACTGACCGTCGGCTTTATCGGTCTGGCAGAATGCCTGAAAGCACTGACAGGCCGGCATCATGGCGAGTCGGAGCAATCTCAGCTGCTTGGTCTTGAAATCATCGGCCATATGCGTAAAAAAATAGACGAGGCAACCCAAAAATACAAATTGAATTTTTCCCTGCTGGCAACGCCGGCAGAAGGACTTTCCGGCCGGTTTGTCGAGATTGACCAAGAACGTTTTGGTAAAATTCCCGGCGTGACGGACCGTGAATACTATACAAATTCCTTCCATATTCCGGTCTATTATCCCATCAGCGCCTATGACAAAATCCGGTTGGAAGCACCTTACCACAAATTCACTAACGGCGGGCATATCACCTATGTGGAACTTGACGGCGATCCCGATAAAAATCTGGAAGCCTTTGAATCGGTAATCCGTTGTATGAAAGAATGCGGCGTCGGTTACGGCTCGATCAATCATCCTGTCGACCGGGACCCGGTATGCGGCTATAACGGCATTATCGACAATAATTGTCCTCAGTGCGGCCGGAGCGAAGCGGACGGCATACCCTTTGAGCGAATTCGCCGGATCACCGGCTACCTTGTCGGTACCCTTGACCGTTTCAATAATGCCAAGCTTGCCGAAGTAAGAGACAGAGTAAAACATCTGTCCGTCCGGTAA
- a CDS encoding TVP38/TMEM64 family protein yields MKKGKNLLWLFVGGLTVAAAAVYWLQPAWARPLIGVLKYLNDIDSLIDFIRSYGHYAMLISFLLIVVINMVAVLPNIFILAANGILFGVVEGTLVSWAAESVGVIISFFIMRYLLRDYAHKLIVRRQGLKALDQFSGEKGFVIMLLARSIPFVPSGLITALGALSSISTRDYILATLIGKFPSATIEVMLGHDLASYREHELRLLILLLIAGAGYYLFLRYKKKHQNT; encoded by the coding sequence TTGAAAAAAGGTAAAAATTTGTTGTGGCTGTTTGTCGGTGGGCTGACAGTCGCAGCAGCAGCTGTTTATTGGCTGCAGCCGGCATGGGCGCGGCCGTTGATAGGTGTGCTGAAGTATTTAAATGATATTGACTCGCTGATCGATTTTATCCGTTCCTACGGACACTATGCCATGCTGATCAGCTTTTTGCTGATTGTCGTAATTAATATGGTTGCTGTTTTGCCGAATATATTTATTCTGGCGGCAAACGGGATTCTTTTTGGCGTTGTTGAAGGAACGCTTGTTTCCTGGGCGGCGGAATCTGTCGGTGTAATCATCAGCTTTTTCATCATGCGTTATCTTTTGCGCGACTATGCCCACAAGCTGATTGTCCGCCGGCAGGGGTTAAAAGCCCTTGACCAATTCAGCGGTGAAAAGGGCTTTGTCATTATGCTGCTGGCCCGCTCGATTCCCTTTGTCCCTTCCGGTCTCATTACCGCGCTGGGAGCTTTAAGCAGTATTTCGACCCGCGACTATATCCTGGCCACACTCATTGGTAAATTTCCTTCAGCCACAATCGAAGTTATGCTGGGACATGATTTGGCTTCTTACCGGGAGCATGAATTGCGGCTGCTGATCCTGCTGCTGATTGCCGGAGCAGGCTACTATTTATTTTTGCGGTATAAAAAGAAACATCAAAATACTTAA
- a CDS encoding HD-GYP domain-containing protein: MQNIMLDELQPGMYLSRPLILEDGTVLLHEGIEIKERYIEYLRNKGITSLYVKEPENKDKAETEENFYDLQHKQEAMDDARETINHFRVGKGIQLDGVKAVVDDMISQLSQQPENMIHLLDMRRKEEYMFSHAVNTCILSVMTGIASGYNEAQLNDLGLSAMLHDIGKIKFPRQLAMQFPDYLSKREREEYRRHLFYCLEILRGNPTLPVDVVNACFQHHERWNGSGYPMGIKGDAISEYAQIISIADVYDRLIVGMPHRLPTPVYYAVAILNKAAGEYFNPALVDTFNRNVAIYPMGKMVKLNNRQSGVILGVGIKNKTTPVIRITADQDGNPVNQLVELDLLKNPELFIVDFDDPYFGYATAYADYAYTNRGKGQPVV; the protein is encoded by the coding sequence ATGCAAAATATAATGTTAGATGAACTACAGCCGGGCATGTACCTGTCAAGGCCGCTTATTTTAGAGGATGGTACGGTTTTACTGCATGAAGGCATAGAAATAAAAGAAAGATACATTGAGTATCTTCGCAATAAAGGCATTACATCTTTATATGTTAAGGAGCCGGAAAATAAAGATAAGGCTGAGACTGAAGAAAATTTCTATGATCTACAGCACAAGCAGGAAGCCATGGATGATGCAAGGGAGACAATTAATCATTTTCGCGTCGGTAAAGGGATACAGCTTGATGGGGTTAAAGCTGTTGTTGATGATATGATCAGCCAGCTTAGCCAGCAGCCGGAGAATATGATTCATCTTTTGGATATGCGCCGCAAAGAGGAGTATATGTTCTCGCATGCTGTCAATACTTGTATTTTGTCGGTAATGACCGGAATTGCCTCGGGATATAACGAAGCGCAGTTGAATGATCTGGGACTGTCAGCCATGCTGCACGATATCGGTAAAATAAAATTTCCCCGGCAATTAGCGATGCAGTTTCCCGACTATTTATCCAAGAGGGAAAGAGAGGAATACAGGCGGCACTTGTTTTATTGCCTGGAAATTTTACGGGGGAATCCAACCTTGCCGGTTGATGTTGTGAACGCCTGCTTTCAGCATCACGAGCGCTGGAACGGCAGCGGTTATCCCATGGGGATTAAAGGCGATGCGATTTCCGAGTATGCCCAGATTATCAGTATTGCCGATGTCTATGACCGGTTGATCGTGGGAATGCCTCATCGTCTGCCTACGCCGGTTTATTATGCAGTTGCCATTTTGAATAAAGCCGCGGGAGAGTATTTTAACCCGGCACTTGTCGATACCTTTAACCGGAATGTTGCCATCTATCCCATGGGGAAAATGGTAAAGCTGAACAATCGACAAAGCGGCGTTATCCTTGGCGTGGGGATAAAAAACAAGACTACCCCTGTCATTCGTATTACCGCCGATCAAGATGGTAATCCGGTCAATCAGCTCGTCGAGCTTGATTTGTTGAAAAACCCGGAATTGTTTATTGTGGATTTTGATGATCCATATTTTGGTTATGCAACTGCCTATGCTGATTATGCCTATACTAATCGTGGGAAAGGGCAGCCCGTTGTATAA
- a CDS encoding LCP family protein, translated as MSEGREESQKGKKPARRLRKGRVVIVLAIIFCLFGAACAIFRDDNQPVAGLITHAQGRINILVLGVDEREDDVGRSDTTFVVTVDTDARKVTMLSIPRDSRVKIPGHGWDKINHAYAFGGSKLAKTTIEDLLGIPLDYTVVINFNGFVRMIDAIGGVTINVDKPMHYTDPYDDDGGLYIDLHPGVQKLTGRTAIEYVRYRDEEGDIGRVARQQKFLKAVMQEFTKPQLITRLPELVKQFSTAVRTDMPTSKMLQLIPIANDAVKAGLETQWVTGTPIWIQDVSYWLPDIKELRIKVAAIQGIAVDEKYRQVAELLAAEYKQSIPKEIKVADVPPVIQRTSSVEKPAAAVTKAPAVANKSKTAASGQNKVGSNLPSGTTGTNSGSAAGDGKIHKSTGPDAAGKQ; from the coding sequence CATCGTACTGGCAATTATTTTCTGCCTGTTCGGAGCGGCTTGCGCTATCTTTAGGGACGACAATCAACCGGTAGCCGGCCTTATCACTCATGCTCAGGGCAGGATCAATATTCTGGTTTTGGGAGTGGATGAGCGGGAGGATGATGTGGGCCGCTCGGATACCACTTTTGTGGTAACGGTTGATACCGATGCCAGAAAAGTGACCATGCTTTCCATACCCCGTGATTCCCGGGTAAAAATTCCCGGGCACGGCTGGGATAAAATAAACCATGCCTATGCTTTTGGCGGATCAAAGCTAGCCAAAACAACGATTGAGGATTTGCTGGGAATACCGCTGGACTATACTGTTGTCATCAATTTTAACGGATTTGTCCGTATGATTGACGCTATTGGCGGGGTAACCATCAATGTGGACAAGCCGATGCATTATACCGATCCTTATGATGACGACGGCGGCTTGTATATTGACCTTCACCCCGGTGTGCAGAAATTAACCGGCCGAACAGCAATCGAATATGTTCGTTACCGGGATGAAGAAGGAGATATAGGACGTGTCGCCAGACAGCAGAAATTCTTGAAAGCAGTGATGCAGGAATTTACCAAGCCCCAGTTGATTACCCGGCTGCCTGAACTTGTGAAGCAGTTTTCCACTGCTGTCAGAACAGATATGCCGACAAGCAAAATGCTCCAGCTGATTCCGATCGCCAATGATGCGGTTAAAGCAGGGTTAGAGACACAGTGGGTAACCGGAACGCCGATCTGGATACAGGATGTTAGTTACTGGCTGCCGGATATCAAAGAACTGAGAATTAAAGTTGCTGCAATACAGGGAATTGCTGTAGACGAAAAATACCGACAGGTTGCGGAATTATTAGCTGCCGAATATAAACAATCCATACCAAAAGAAATAAAAGTAGCGGATGTTCCACCGGTGATTCAAAGGACCTCAAGTGTAGAAAAACCCGCGGCGGCCGTTACCAAGGCGCCTGCGGTAGCGAATAAGTCAAAAACGGCTGCTTCCGGGCAAAATAAAGTGGGGTCAAATTTGCCTTCCGGCACAACAGGGACGAATTCCGGTTCAGCGGCCGGAGATGGGAAAATTCACAAAAGCACCGGGCCGGATGCGGCCGGTAAACAATAG